In Paludisphaera mucosa, one DNA window encodes the following:
- a CDS encoding Ig-like domain-containing protein: MRTGASDVPPRGLRSRLRLDARLQKARKAHLRHGVLEFLEPRTLMAVLPAPQVAGDVAGISTTGGNVSSPLVVVDRYDPNHLASIWVRNDPSLAPGNVTLVQGAFSSDGGLSWTNFATLGTSIATPLQVDAGIAPGPNGFTFYTQTNNPQIAFDNAHNLYVLTQQSNGANTSGALLLRKFNFSGSSPSLVSDQVVRQYVTDAVFNPTLTVDDNQAQFVDPTNGFVQTDPTAGNVWIGWSTNEAAPTGDLFLRPGSTWNPNSIQVIVSSDGGATFSGASKVNVTGGESSFNAWGRWTGPNSLFANATPKIVVGQGKAADPTIPGAVGANAGGGAAVVWDNFGRFGTDFGDTTSDAIQANQLSSGFAYAFNGATGDINQAITTASGPYTTQNSSFGINVQVDPARFNSLSKLTLNMTVQQTDMTWLQAVLTGPATAIDPATGQPIKILIFSNAQDAAGVTPTGQVRGVTGANLGIVGMTGNPAFPYGLIGGTFDDDAARSINDRSGAAAGYTSTYRTESIDLGLPFGADPALRSLEYLNSLGLTAGQINGAWTLTFTAFRNNGTNPGPRLLDLGLSVTSGADVNGQSEQVATTLVRGSQSGAYTRASAAAGPQGIGPAVDAAIDNTLGDFSPFQGRIYVTFVGYRDIRTNGVINPLDNTDIFLATSDDGGVTWVNQGLVNDDQGSVDGFSGANQLTSQGQIVGRAQFLPQAAVDQTTGTLVLSWRDGRDDSARARSAVYATASIDGGGSFSAQSYATPTQSSTDAITELEVILNPAGDNFNNVDPAASAFGFGSQMGLTVGSGQVYFAWAGNQNESHLDSTQAIRGDTFQAFVQRMTIAAGPRVIGSTQGVVGLPGDAVNTLRAADGSPVANAFVLTFDRPIDPDQVRNAGDATFTTDDVFVFFRGTAVGVAATRLPVLSVVPVQGSRVGRFGYTQFTVTFDPWNGGSPGDFTNLVGTYSYLLGPAITDQVRVVTSGGTRRGNAMDENANGVAGEDPIGSGYTGTTPGDAYATPTPSLRFQTWGPTAREILQPPFDTTTLPLIVPGAHVIATSAPGSTGSDNLLLDGTTSSLNVRFDRDIQVGSVTAADVLQIMGPTGSLMGPQYFASDKVGQAIPAPTSATTPGILSSSLTVPSYDGTFTAADVTLTLNLTFALDSNLTLDLTSPAGTKLNLFTGAGGNAAGANFVNTTFSDAAATTIGAGVAPYTGTFRPAGAGGMAVFDGQSIQGQWTLTVTNVRTGAVGVLNDWSLNVTPVISVRAVNPSGLYAREFAVDFPKQSLSGTYTVQLASAILDRYNQAIDTNLNAGLDVLRGEAANVPTTSVTFNSGTVNQPLINNRITSTINVTDSFPIQAVSATSGITGLRLRLSLATANVAPLTATLTNGTKTVTLFANLVQGPNGGGFVDAIFDDAAPTPISQSSPPYSGASFNPLRSLLNPTNGFLDAPSGGTWQLTITSTGGAAATLNSWSLLFEKPLPTSGLGEPVADRTGGSFRIFQTDASNALSRNTWTSVGPAPVSGSSGRIGAMAQDTSDPTGNTFFIGGASGGVWKTTNFLTTDPQGPTYIPLTDFGPSNGLNIGGIAVFARNNDPNQSIVIASTGEGDSGSQGVGFLISKDGGATWRLYDSSTNVDAAGAPLPIASTARDRIFVGTTTFKVVVDPKATLQNQVIIYAAVSGTNGGLWRSLDTGDHWQLMKAGNATDVVLDPTSDTGGGTDPNLQVLYAAFRGDGVYISPNRGQVWNILAGGVGNPLVVDTFDRRSVAVANPGVNPNGAHGRIALVKPDLTGVPLADQLYAGWLYAAVANTDGSLFGLFMTKDFGANWVQVRIPTEPPLGNFTPSIPSNDVTLNDYTVTNGDGNFALSLAVDPTNPNVVYLGGFHAPATGTGMIRVDATKIWDAYNLTLFSSVSKDGLTDWSSTGPVTIGNILDGFATQGDFLNYIRDPGNPFNADATRFVRNLVQFTNNGFGTEWIPFDAPISGGGTAPDYHRLITMIDPTSGLTRLVYGTNRGVWSVLDDDGKQLIGTSVGTTPTPGGDRNGNLQITQFYYGAVQPNNVGAAVSRDQALFYGSSNDQGQFSDGNILNNGDLLWFPTFEGTSSGGVAVDPQGFGTVYQAFAPGSMSVNQGTTFYRVNHIGRTFGLIQSSSGSSDVPDPQWGPGPGATFAVNSLSGQQIMISSSTGRIFSTTNQGGTWFEIGAPTVFGSPTGYSQALAYGAPDPAAPGGIGNLGNFMYVGTNTGRVFLTRTGGGGTQNSWQEASTGLDGSSVLRIIPSPVRGSHAAYAVTSTGVFFIRDSVAAGASWVNVTGNLRNLSYTIFGQNYNQNTDPNGIKLSQSLSLSAMVVDWRYSIPNATADPVGAGLHPVLYVSGDTGVFRSLDNGVTWSLYPNQDVDGAPILGGYLPRTEATDLDLSLGAINPATGVPNLLGPLDPYSATAQGDPDLLLASTWGRGMFSIKMAPLTIPGTVRVAAADTNGTAPDGTPIVTTSQFRVSGLSMTSGFNNATRITIYDQTDGKIIGGFDIARPGTDPTTNPPGTNVPANWTDSFGNFTIQVGAGLLPSNGLKVLKIYATDDAGAVGNPITLSITVDADDLGNSTVPADPSLALRASDNTGLVPAQNYTNHPNPGFVGTTTAGAAVELYLLGAGGTFAPFSPPVTTIADASGGFTLLLPTLGDGTYTVVAVASNAAGLAAHPSPQVTVRVKTQGPTAAPSLTLNPNYDSGIVGDNITNVRKPVFNGTVGATNAGSIIRIYQAPLTNPAGPILAQTTADASGNFAVQLPLALNNGLIGLTATAVDPAGNVAPGSSPTLAMTIVTTGLDYSGSALDLGGSSSLSQSQSMLYLRNDGVGFGQWFTHYTPPSFVPIWFPNGASVGSAGDIPLAGDFDADGKNDLAAFRSADASWVVWRSTQGGLTFKFGTGGSSVPIVGNFDGPGATQYGVYDLVNGTTGVWTLTTPSGSIRSFGFGVAGDVPLVGDFLGLGYDQPTVYRPSTGQFLTYSLAGGTFDVVATLPANQIPVPGKYDNLYFHDNGLAYKTIPAVFDPTLGVFTIARPAGSQFPTQVVFQGGDIPVPADYAGVGWDLPAVYRPTTGQFLVKMVQTLPNGADAEVTSFPGAVGAPVVPVGAPLAYRTLTTSSLIAGALPSAQTRGFASASATAGPARSDVAGSTTTTTTSTTTTTGAATTAPAATVARAATSAATPVNQETVSTLPSLSLSGSNASGARQPWFDGAAAPGTKVDLYLGGTGVMGSKKVGTAVADAAGRYAFQLPAGARNGSYTLTARAAGADGSSTPIAAATFQLAPAAKVRTPVRGRFARATGAAIRAKATPAAASAGPQAVAQTVVAVNPAAVTAAPLTSDAFSRAIQSLDESRLGTSRKRPV, encoded by the coding sequence ATGCGCACGGGTGCTTCGGACGTCCCCCCTCGTGGTCTTCGCAGCCGCCTTCGCCTGGACGCCCGGCTCCAGAAGGCCCGTAAGGCGCATCTCCGTCACGGCGTCCTGGAGTTCCTCGAGCCTCGGACGCTGATGGCGGTGCTGCCCGCGCCCCAGGTCGCCGGCGACGTGGCGGGGATCTCGACGACCGGCGGCAACGTGAGCAGCCCGCTGGTGGTGGTGGACCGCTACGACCCCAATCACCTGGCCTCGATCTGGGTGCGCAACGACCCCAGCCTGGCCCCGGGCAACGTGACCCTGGTCCAGGGCGCCTTTTCGAGCGACGGCGGACTCTCCTGGACGAACTTCGCCACGCTCGGCACGTCGATCGCGACCCCCCTGCAGGTCGACGCCGGGATCGCGCCCGGCCCCAACGGGTTCACGTTCTACACCCAGACGAACAACCCGCAGATCGCCTTCGACAACGCTCACAACCTGTACGTGCTGACCCAGCAGAGCAACGGGGCCAACACGTCGGGCGCCCTGCTGTTGAGGAAGTTCAACTTCTCCGGATCCAGCCCCTCCTTGGTCTCCGACCAGGTCGTCCGCCAGTACGTCACGGACGCGGTTTTCAACCCGACGCTGACGGTCGACGACAACCAGGCGCAGTTCGTCGACCCGACCAACGGCTTCGTGCAGACCGACCCCACCGCGGGCAACGTCTGGATCGGCTGGAGCACCAACGAGGCCGCGCCCACCGGCGACCTCTTCCTGCGGCCGGGGAGCACCTGGAACCCCAACTCGATCCAGGTGATCGTCTCGTCCGACGGCGGCGCCACGTTCAGCGGGGCCTCGAAGGTCAACGTGACCGGCGGCGAGAGCAGCTTCAACGCCTGGGGCCGATGGACCGGGCCGAACAGCCTCTTCGCCAACGCCACGCCCAAGATCGTCGTCGGCCAGGGCAAGGCCGCGGATCCCACGATCCCCGGGGCCGTCGGGGCGAACGCCGGCGGCGGGGCCGCGGTCGTCTGGGACAACTTCGGCCGCTTCGGCACCGACTTCGGCGACACCACGAGCGACGCGATCCAGGCGAACCAGCTCTCCAGCGGCTTCGCCTACGCCTTCAACGGCGCGACGGGGGACATCAACCAGGCGATCACCACGGCGAGCGGACCCTACACGACCCAGAACAGCTCGTTCGGCATCAACGTCCAGGTCGACCCCGCGCGGTTCAACAGCCTGTCGAAGCTGACCCTCAACATGACGGTCCAGCAGACCGACATGACCTGGCTTCAGGCGGTCCTGACCGGGCCGGCGACCGCCATCGACCCGGCGACCGGCCAGCCGATCAAGATCCTCATCTTCTCCAACGCGCAGGACGCCGCGGGCGTGACGCCCACCGGGCAGGTCCGCGGCGTCACGGGGGCCAACCTGGGGATCGTCGGCATGACCGGCAACCCGGCCTTCCCCTACGGCCTGATCGGCGGCACGTTCGACGACGACGCCGCGCGGAGCATCAACGACCGCAGCGGCGCGGCGGCCGGCTACACCAGCACCTACCGGACCGAGTCGATCGACCTGGGCCTGCCGTTCGGGGCCGACCCCGCCCTGCGCAGCCTGGAATACCTCAACAGCCTGGGGCTGACCGCCGGCCAGATCAACGGCGCCTGGACGCTGACCTTCACGGCCTTCCGCAACAACGGCACCAACCCGGGCCCCCGGCTCCTCGACCTGGGCCTGAGCGTCACCTCGGGCGCGGACGTCAACGGCCAGTCCGAGCAGGTCGCCACGACGCTCGTGCGGGGCAGCCAGAGCGGCGCGTACACCCGCGCCTCGGCCGCCGCCGGGCCCCAGGGCATCGGCCCCGCGGTCGACGCCGCGATCGACAACACGCTGGGCGACTTCAGCCCCTTCCAGGGGCGGATCTACGTCACCTTCGTCGGCTACCGCGACATCCGCACCAACGGCGTCATCAACCCGCTGGACAACACCGACATCTTCCTCGCGACCTCGGACGACGGCGGCGTGACCTGGGTCAACCAGGGCCTCGTCAACGACGACCAGGGCTCGGTCGACGGCTTCAGCGGCGCCAACCAGCTCACCAGCCAGGGCCAGATCGTGGGCCGGGCCCAGTTCCTGCCCCAGGCCGCGGTCGACCAGACGACCGGCACCCTCGTCCTGTCGTGGCGGGACGGCCGCGACGACTCGGCGCGGGCCCGCTCGGCGGTCTACGCGACGGCCAGCATCGACGGCGGCGGCTCGTTCAGCGCCCAGTCCTACGCCACCCCGACCCAGTCCTCGACCGACGCCATCACCGAATTGGAGGTGATCCTCAACCCGGCCGGCGACAACTTCAACAACGTCGACCCGGCGGCGTCGGCCTTCGGCTTCGGCTCGCAGATGGGCCTGACGGTCGGCTCGGGCCAGGTGTACTTCGCCTGGGCGGGCAACCAGAACGAGTCCCACCTCGACTCGACCCAGGCCATCCGCGGCGACACCTTCCAGGCCTTCGTCCAGCGGATGACGATCGCCGCCGGCCCGCGCGTCATCGGCAGCACCCAGGGCGTGGTCGGGCTGCCCGGCGACGCCGTCAACACGCTGAGGGCGGCCGACGGCAGCCCCGTGGCCAACGCGTTCGTGCTGACGTTCGACCGCCCGATCGACCCCGACCAGGTCCGCAATGCGGGCGACGCGACCTTCACGACCGACGACGTCTTCGTCTTCTTCCGGGGGACCGCCGTGGGCGTCGCCGCCACCCGGCTCCCGGTCCTGTCGGTCGTCCCGGTCCAGGGCAGCCGGGTCGGGCGGTTCGGCTACACCCAGTTCACGGTCACCTTCGACCCCTGGAACGGGGGCTCGCCGGGGGACTTCACCAACCTCGTCGGCACCTACAGCTACCTGCTCGGGCCCGCGATCACCGACCAGGTCCGCGTCGTCACCAGCGGCGGGACCCGCCGCGGCAACGCGATGGACGAGAACGCCAACGGCGTCGCCGGCGAGGACCCGATCGGCTCCGGCTACACCGGCACCACGCCCGGCGACGCCTACGCCACGCCCACGCCGTCCCTCCGGTTCCAGACCTGGGGGCCCACGGCGCGGGAGATCCTCCAGCCGCCGTTCGACACCACGACCCTGCCGCTGATCGTCCCCGGCGCCCACGTGATCGCCACCTCGGCCCCCGGGAGCACCGGGAGCGACAACCTGCTGCTCGACGGCACGACCAGCTCGCTCAACGTGCGGTTCGACCGCGACATCCAGGTGGGCAGCGTCACGGCGGCCGACGTGCTCCAGATCATGGGGCCGACCGGGTCGCTGATGGGCCCGCAGTACTTCGCCTCCGACAAGGTGGGCCAGGCGATCCCCGCGCCCACCTCGGCGACCACGCCGGGCATCCTGTCGTCCTCGCTGACCGTGCCCAGCTACGACGGCACGTTCACGGCGGCCGACGTCACGCTGACGCTCAACCTCACCTTCGCGCTCGACTCCAACCTGACGCTCGACCTGACCTCGCCGGCCGGCACCAAGCTGAACCTGTTCACCGGGGCCGGCGGCAACGCCGCCGGGGCGAACTTCGTCAACACGACCTTCTCCGACGCCGCCGCCACGACGATCGGCGCGGGCGTCGCCCCCTACACCGGGACGTTCCGCCCGGCCGGGGCCGGCGGCATGGCGGTCTTCGACGGCCAGTCGATCCAGGGGCAGTGGACGCTCACGGTCACGAACGTCCGGACCGGCGCGGTCGGCGTGCTCAACGACTGGTCGCTGAACGTCACGCCGGTGATCTCGGTGCGGGCCGTCAACCCGTCGGGGCTCTACGCCCGGGAATTCGCGGTCGACTTCCCCAAGCAGAGCCTGAGCGGCACCTACACGGTCCAGCTCGCCTCGGCGATCCTCGACCGCTACAACCAGGCGATCGACACCAACCTCAACGCCGGGCTCGACGTGCTCCGCGGCGAGGCGGCGAACGTCCCCACGACTTCGGTCACGTTCAACAGCGGGACGGTCAACCAGCCCCTGATCAACAACCGGATCACCTCGACGATCAACGTCACCGACAGCTTCCCGATCCAGGCCGTGAGCGCCACCTCGGGGATCACGGGCCTGCGGCTGCGGCTCAGCCTGGCGACGGCCAACGTGGCCCCGCTGACGGCCACGCTGACCAACGGGACGAAGACGGTCACGCTCTTCGCCAACCTGGTGCAGGGCCCCAACGGCGGCGGGTTCGTCGACGCCATCTTCGACGACGCGGCCCCGACGCCCATCAGCCAGAGCTCGCCGCCGTACTCGGGCGCGTCGTTCAACCCCCTGCGGTCGCTGCTCAACCCGACGAACGGCTTCCTCGACGCGCCGTCGGGCGGGACGTGGCAGCTGACGATCACCAGCACCGGCGGGGCCGCGGCCACGCTCAACAGCTGGTCGCTCCTCTTCGAGAAGCCGCTGCCGACCTCGGGCCTGGGCGAGCCGGTCGCCGACCGCACCGGCGGCAGCTTCCGGATCTTCCAGACCGACGCCTCCAACGCCCTCTCGCGGAACACCTGGACCTCGGTCGGCCCGGCCCCGGTCTCGGGCTCGAGCGGCCGCATCGGCGCCATGGCGCAGGACACGTCGGACCCCACCGGCAACACCTTCTTCATCGGCGGGGCCAGCGGCGGCGTCTGGAAGACGACCAACTTCCTCACCACCGACCCCCAGGGCCCGACCTACATCCCCCTGACCGACTTCGGCCCCAGCAACGGCCTGAACATCGGCGGGATCGCCGTCTTCGCCCGCAACAACGACCCCAACCAGTCGATCGTGATCGCCTCCACCGGCGAGGGCGACTCGGGCAGCCAGGGCGTCGGCTTCCTGATCTCCAAGGACGGCGGGGCCACCTGGCGGCTCTATGACAGCTCCACCAACGTCGACGCCGCCGGCGCCCCGCTGCCGATCGCCTCGACGGCCCGCGACCGGATCTTCGTGGGGACGACGACCTTCAAGGTCGTGGTCGACCCCAAGGCCACGCTCCAGAACCAGGTCATCATCTACGCCGCGGTGAGCGGGACCAACGGCGGCCTCTGGCGCAGCCTCGACACCGGCGACCACTGGCAGCTCATGAAGGCCGGCAACGCCACCGACGTCGTGCTCGACCCCACGAGCGACACCGGCGGCGGCACCGACCCCAACCTGCAGGTCCTCTACGCGGCCTTCCGGGGCGACGGCGTCTACATCAGCCCCAACCGCGGCCAGGTCTGGAACATCCTCGCCGGCGGCGTGGGCAACCCGCTGGTCGTCGACACGTTCGACCGCAGGAGCGTGGCCGTCGCCAACCCCGGCGTGAACCCCAACGGGGCCCACGGCCGGATCGCCCTGGTCAAGCCCGACCTCACCGGCGTCCCGCTCGCCGACCAGCTCTACGCCGGCTGGCTGTACGCCGCGGTCGCCAACACCGACGGCAGCCTCTTCGGCCTGTTCATGACCAAGGACTTCGGCGCGAACTGGGTGCAGGTCCGGATCCCGACCGAGCCCCCGCTCGGCAACTTCACCCCCTCGATCCCCAGCAACGACGTCACCCTCAACGACTACACGGTCACCAACGGCGACGGCAACTTCGCCCTGTCGCTGGCCGTCGACCCGACGAACCCCAACGTCGTCTACCTGGGCGGCTTCCACGCCCCCGCCACCGGCACCGGCATGATCCGGGTCGACGCCACCAAGATCTGGGACGCCTACAACCTGACCCTCTTCTCGTCGGTCTCGAAGGACGGCCTGACCGACTGGAGCTCGACCGGCCCGGTCACGATCGGCAACATCCTCGACGGCTTCGCGACCCAGGGCGACTTCCTGAACTACATCCGCGACCCCGGCAACCCGTTCAACGCCGACGCCACCCGGTTCGTCCGCAACCTGGTCCAGTTCACGAACAACGGCTTCGGGACCGAGTGGATCCCGTTCGACGCCCCCATCAGCGGGGGCGGGACCGCGCCGGACTACCACCGGCTGATCACGATGATCGACCCGACGTCCGGCCTCACCCGGCTGGTCTACGGCACCAACCGGGGCGTCTGGTCGGTGCTCGACGACGACGGCAAGCAGCTGATCGGGACCAGCGTGGGGACCACGCCGACCCCCGGCGGCGACCGCAACGGCAACCTCCAGATCACCCAGTTCTACTACGGCGCCGTCCAGCCCAACAACGTGGGCGCGGCCGTCAGCCGCGACCAGGCCCTCTTCTACGGCAGCAGCAACGACCAGGGCCAGTTCTCGGACGGGAACATCCTGAACAACGGCGACCTGCTCTGGTTCCCGACCTTCGAGGGGACCAGCTCGGGCGGCGTCGCCGTCGACCCCCAGGGCTTCGGGACGGTCTACCAGGCGTTCGCCCCGGGCTCGATGTCGGTCAACCAGGGGACGACCTTCTACCGGGTCAACCACATCGGCCGGACGTTCGGCCTGATCCAGTCGAGCAGCGGCAGCTCGGACGTCCCCGACCCCCAGTGGGGCCCCGGCCCCGGGGCGACCTTCGCGGTCAACTCGCTGTCCGGCCAGCAGATCATGATCAGCTCGTCGACCGGGCGGATCTTCTCGACCACGAACCAGGGCGGCACCTGGTTCGAGATCGGGGCCCCGACGGTCTTCGGCAGCCCGACGGGGTACAGCCAGGCCCTGGCCTACGGCGCCCCCGACCCGGCCGCGCCCGGCGGCATCGGCAACCTCGGCAACTTCATGTACGTCGGCACCAACACCGGCCGGGTCTTCCTCACGAGGACCGGCGGCGGCGGCACCCAGAACTCGTGGCAGGAGGCCTCGACGGGCCTCGACGGCTCGTCCGTGCTGCGGATCATCCCCAGCCCGGTCCGGGGCAGCCACGCCGCCTACGCCGTCACCTCGACGGGCGTCTTCTTCATCAGGGACTCGGTCGCGGCCGGGGCCTCGTGGGTCAACGTCACGGGCAACCTCCGCAACCTGTCGTACACGATCTTCGGGCAGAACTACAACCAGAACACCGACCCCAACGGCATCAAGCTCAGCCAGTCGCTGTCGCTCTCGGCGATGGTCGTCGACTGGCGGTACTCGATCCCCAACGCGACGGCCGACCCGGTCGGCGCGGGCCTGCACCCGGTCCTCTACGTCTCGGGCGACACGGGCGTCTTCCGCTCGCTCGACAACGGCGTGACCTGGAGCCTGTACCCCAACCAGGACGTCGACGGCGCCCCCATCCTGGGGGGCTACCTGCCCCGGACCGAGGCCACCGACCTCGACCTGTCGCTGGGGGCGATCAACCCCGCCACCGGCGTCCCCAACCTGCTGGGCCCGCTCGACCCCTACTCGGCGACGGCCCAGGGCGACCCCGACCTGCTGCTGGCCTCGACCTGGGGCCGGGGCATGTTCAGCATCAAGATGGCCCCGCTGACGATCCCCGGGACGGTGCGGGTCGCCGCGGCCGACACCAACGGCACGGCCCCCGACGGCACGCCGATCGTCACGACCTCCCAGTTCCGCGTCTCGGGCCTGAGCATGACGTCCGGGTTCAACAACGCGACCCGGATCACCATCTACGACCAGACCGACGGCAAGATCATCGGCGGCTTCGACATCGCCCGCCCGGGCACCGACCCGACCACCAACCCGCCGGGCACCAACGTCCCGGCCAACTGGACCGACAGCTTCGGCAACTTCACGATCCAGGTCGGAGCGGGCCTGCTCCCCAGCAACGGCCTGAAGGTCCTCAAGATCTACGCGACCGACGACGCCGGGGCGGTCGGCAACCCGATCACCCTGAGCATCACGGTCGACGCCGACGACCTGGGGAACTCGACGGTCCCCGCCGACCCCTCGCTGGCCCTGCGGGCCTCCGACAACACCGGCCTGGTGCCGGCGCAGAACTACACCAACCACCCCAACCCCGGGTTCGTCGGGACCACCACCGCCGGGGCCGCGGTCGAGCTGTACCTGCTGGGCGCCGGCGGCACGTTCGCCCCGTTCTCGCCGCCGGTCACCACCATCGCCGACGCCTCGGGCGGGTTCACGCTCCTCCTGCCCACGCTGGGCGACGGGACCTACACCGTCGTGGCCGTCGCCTCCAACGCGGCCGGCCTGGCGGCGCATCCCAGCCCGCAGGTGACGGTCCGCGTCAAGACCCAGGGTCCCACGGCGGCCCCGAGCCTGACGTTGAACCCGAACTACGACTCGGGGATCGTCGGCGACAACATCACCAACGTCCGCAAGCCGGTCTTCAACGGGACCGTCGGGGCGACGAACGCGGGGTCGATCATCCGGATCTACCAGGCCCCGCTCACCAACCCCGCCGGGCCGATCCTGGCCCAGACCACGGCCGACGCCTCGGGCAACTTCGCGGTGCAGCTCCCCCTGGCGCTGAACAACGGCCTGATCGGGCTGACCGCGACCGCCGTCGACCCCGCCGGCAACGTCGCGCCCGGCAGCAGCCCCACGCTGGCGATGACCATCGTGACGACCGGGCTGGACTACAGCGGCAGCGCCCTCGACCTGGGGGGCTCCTCGAGCCTCTCGCAGTCGCAGAGCATGCTCTACCTGCGCAACGACGGCGTCGGCTTCGGCCAGTGGTTCACCCACTACACGCCGCCGTCGTTCGTCCCCATCTGGTTCCCCAACGGGGCCAGCGTCGGCTCCGCGGGCGACATCCCGCTGGCCGGCGACTTCGACGCCGACGGCAAGAACGACCTGGCCGCCTTCCGCTCGGCGGACGCCAGCTGGGTCGTCTGGCGGTCGACCCAGGGGGGCCTGACCTTCAAGTTCGGGACGGGCGGCTCCAGCGTGCCGATCGTGGGCAACTTCGACGGCCCCGGGGCGACCCAGTACGGCGTCTACGACCTGGTCAACGGCACGACCGGCGTCTGGACCCTGACCACCCCGTCGGGCTCGATCCGCTCGTTCGGCTTCGGGGTCGCCGGCGACGTCCCCCTGGTCGGCGACTTCCTCGGGCTTGGCTACGACCAGCCCACCGTCTACCGCCCCAGCACCGGCCAGTTCCTGACCTACTCGCTGGCCGGCGGGACCTTCGACGTCGTCGCCACGCTCCCCGCCAACCAGATCCCGGTCCCCGGCAAGTACGACAACCTGTACTTCCACGACAACGGGCTGGCGTACAAGACGATCCCCGCGGTCTTCGACCCGACCCTGGGCGTCTTCACGATCGCCCGGCCGGCCGGATCGCAGTTCCCGACCCAGGTCGTCTTCCAGGGCGGCGACATCCCGGTGCCCGCCGACTACGCCGGCGTGGGCTGGGACCTGCCCGCCGTCTACCGCCCGACCACGGGCCAGTTCCTGGTGAAGATGGTGCAGACCCTGCCCAACGGGGCCGACGCCGAGGTCACCAGCTTCCCCGGGGCCGTCGGGGCCCCCGTCGTCCCGGTCGGCGCCCCGCTGGCCTACCGGACGCTGACCACCTCCAGCCTGATCGCCGGGGCGCTCCCCTCGGCCCAGACGAGGGGCTTCGCCTCGGCCTCGGCCACGGCCGGGCCCGCCCGGTCCGACGTCGCCGGCTCGACGACGACCACCACGACGTCGACCACGACCACGACCGGCGCCGCGACGACCGCCCCCGCGGCGACCGTCGCCCGCGCCGCGACCTCGGCCGCGACCCCGGTCAACCAGGAGACGGTCTCGACGCTGCCGTCGCTCTCGCTGTCCGGCTCGAACGCCTCGGGGGCCCGCCAGCCCTGGTTCGACGGGGCGGCCGCCCCGGGGACGAAGGTCGACCTGTACCTCGGCGGGACCGGCGTGATGGGGTCGAAGAAGGTCGGCACGGCCGTGGCCGACGCGGCCGGCCGCTACGCCTTCCAGCTCCCGGCGGGGGCCCGCAACGGCTCCTACACGCTGACCGCCCGGGCGGCCGGGGCCGACGGCTCGTCGACCCCCATCGCCGCCGCGACCTTCCAGCTCGCCCCCGCCGCCAAGGTCCGCACGCCCGTCCGGGGCCGGTTCGCCCGGGCGACCGGGGCCGCGATCCGGGCCAAGGCGACCCCCGCGGCGGCCTCGGCCGGCCCGCAGGCCGTCGCCCAGACGGTCGTCGCCGTCAACCCCGCGGCCGTCACGGCCGCCCCGCTGACCTCCGACGCCTTCAGCCGGGCGATCCAGTCGCTCGACGAGAGCCGCCTGGGGACGTCGCGGAAGCGGCCGGTCTGA
- a CDS encoding ParA family protein, whose amino-acid sequence MRSVAVTNAKGGVGKSTTAINMAAALVEFDRRVLLVDADPSGNAALGFFPRGAPEVGLADALLEGSGLADVAVATEYPGLDVVAPGQRLGNCSDQMGGVQGLGQGREFRIRRLLKGLAGYDVVIFDTSPVLTPLNVAILYAVSEILIPIDPCVAALAGVRALEDLVRTVGEFRLEFTDAGPLAITGVLITRVDRTLVSKQIEAEVRNYFGPIVHDLVVPASVKFREAYARGVPLIHYDRLGAAATAYRAAASAFLEGRADTAADRDEGREPEYREAS is encoded by the coding sequence ATGAGGAGCGTCGCGGTCACCAACGCCAAGGGCGGGGTCGGCAAGAGCACGACGGCCATCAACATGGCCGCGGCGCTCGTCGAGTTCGATCGCCGCGTCCTGCTGGTCGACGCGGATCCCTCGGGGAACGCGGCGCTCGGGTTCTTCCCCCGAGGGGCCCCGGAGGTCGGCCTGGCCGACGCGCTGCTCGAGGGCTCGGGCCTCGCCGACGTCGCGGTCGCCACCGAGTACCCCGGCCTGGACGTGGTGGCCCCGGGCCAGCGCCTGGGCAACTGCTCGGATCAGATGGGGGGCGTCCAGGGGCTGGGGCAGGGGCGCGAGTTCCGGATCCGCCGGCTGCTCAAGGGCCTGGCCGGCTACGACGTCGTCATCTTCGACACCAGCCCGGTGCTCACGCCGTTGAACGTCGCCATCCTTTATGCGGTATCCGAGATCTTGATCCCCATCGACCCCTGCGTCGCCGCCCTCGCGGGCGTGCGGGCGCTCGAGGACCTGGTGCGGACGGTCGGCGAGTTCCGCCTGGAGTTCACCGACGCCGGGCCGCTGGCGATCACCGGGGTGCTGATCACGAGGGTCGATCGCACGCTGGTCTCGAAGCAGATCGAGGCCGAGGTCCGCAACTACTTCGGGCCGATCGTGCACGACCTGGTCGTGCCGGCGTCGGTCAAGTTCCGCGAGGCCTACGCGCGGGGCGTCCCGCTGATCCATTACGACCGCCTGGGCGCGGCGGCCACCGCCTATCGCGCGGCGGCCTCGGCGTTCCTCGAAGGCCGGGCCGACACGGCCGCCGATCGCGACGAAGGCCGCGAGCCCGAGTACCGGGAAGCCTCCTGA